In Helianthus annuus cultivar XRQ/B chromosome 9, HanXRQr2.0-SUNRISE, whole genome shotgun sequence, the following are encoded in one genomic region:
- the LOC110875715 gene encoding uncharacterized protein LOC110875715, translating into MNANVDVFASPKHHSLFPMAIPCLTISKEDYHIFYRNERRLFSLLVVILRREIAQSILVLGFLLWLEREGYTSKNLVTTIGKWVCTGFIDLVIDDVVICLKCIEKKENKLLLEGGSKRLDMISLNNHLDRKRISLLELHENCDRIFTEVSTLANDVCAKALGDILQQFSRHGLGPIVPSTYDVYNYLRFHRNPGPAIHEYWPAVPFGNTNCAMPNPLEQEHEVSPDDRTIFLTFSKGHPISESEIKDYFTSYFGDFIEEIYMPDVGPDKQALYARIVACSRSMVKIIVERDDRDGKSKYYINGKHVWARKYVKKKPVKVASTMPAIAPPQP; encoded by the exons ATGAATGCCAACGTTGATGTATTTGCTTCACCAAAACATCATTCCTTATTTCCTATGGCAATTCCATGCCTTACCATCTCCAAAGAAGATTACCATATCTTTTACCGTAACGAGCGTCGATTATTTTCTCTCTTGGTTGTAATTCTACGCCGAGAGATTGCTCAATCGATACTTGTGTTGGGCTTTCTTCTATGGCTAGAGAGAGAAGGATACACCTCTAAGAATCTTGTTACAACCATCGGTAAATGGGTGTGCACAGGCTTCATAGATTTGGTTATTGATGATGTGGTTATATGCTTAAAGTGCATAGAGAAAAAAGAAAATAAGTTACTCTTAGAGGGAGGTAGCAAGAGACTTGACATGATTTCCCTTAATAATCATTTGGACCGAAAAAGGATATCTTTACTTGAGTTACATGAAAATTGTGATAGGATTTTCACCGAGGTGTCGACTTTAGCAAATGATGTTTGTGCTAAGGCGCTTGGCGACATTTTGCAACAGTTTTCGAGGCATGGCTTAGGTCCTATTGTTCCATCTACTTATGATGTATACAACTATCTTAGATTTCATCGCAACCCAGGGCCTGCGATACACGAATATTGGCCGGCAGTTCCTTTCGGAAACACAAATTGTGCGATGCCAAATCCACTAGAGCAAGAACATGAGGTATCACCAGACGATCGAACCATATTCCTCACATTTTCAAAAGGGCATCCCATTTCTGAAAGTGAAATTAAAGATTACTTCACtag TTACTTTGGGGATTTCATTGAGGAGATTTACATGCCCGATGTCGGGCCAGACAAGCAAGCTTTGTATGCTCGAATTGTTGCTTGCTCGCGCTCGATGGTGAAAATTATTGTTGAGAGAGATGATCGTGATGGAAAATCAAAATACTACATTAACGGGAAGCATGTTTGGGCGCGGAAATATGTGAAGAAGAAGCCTGTTAAGGTTGCATCAACTATGCCAGCCATAGCACCACCACAACCTTAG